One Gossypium hirsutum isolate 1008001.06 chromosome A11, Gossypium_hirsutum_v2.1, whole genome shotgun sequence genomic window carries:
- the LOC107924254 gene encoding mitogen-activated protein kinase 7 — MAMLVEPPNGVKPRGKHYYSMWQTLFEIDTKYVPIKPIGRGAYGVVCSSINKETNEKVAIKKINNVFDNRVDALRTLRELKLLRHIRHDNVIALKDAMMPTHRTSFKDVYLVYELMDTDLHQIIKSSQPLSNDHCKYFIFQLLRGLKYLHSANILHRDLKPGNLLVNANCDLKICDFGLARTSRGNEQFMTEYVVTRWYRAPELLLCCDNYGTSIDVWSVGCIFAEILGRKPIFPGTECLSQLKLIIDVLGSQQEADLQFIDNPKARRYIKSLPYSRGTHLSHLYPQADPLAIDLLQRMLVFDPSKRITVTEALLHPYMSGLYDPRCNPPAQVPIDLDIDENMREEMIREMMWAEMLHYHPEAASANA, encoded by the exons ATGGCGATGCTTGTCGAGCCACCAAATGGGGTGAAGCCAAGAGGGAAGCACTACTATTCAATGTGGCAGACCCTTTTCGAGATTGACACAAAGTACGTTCCAATCAAGCCAATAGGGAGAGGAGCATACGGGGTCGTTTGCTCATCCATTAACAAGGAAACCAACGAAAAAGTGGCTATAAAGAAGATCAACAATGTTTTCGACAATCGTGTTGATGCGTTGAGAACTTTGAGGGAGTTGAAACTTCTCAGACACATTCGACATGACAATGTGATTGCTTTGAAGGATGCCATGATGCCAACTCACAGAACCAGTTTTAAGGATGTTTATTTGGTTTATGAACTTATGGACACGGATTTGCATCAGATTATCAAATCTTCTCAGCCACTTTCTAATGATCAttgcaaatattttatttttcag TTACTACGAGGGCTGAAGTACCTTCACTCGGCAAATATCCTTCACCGAGACTTGAAGCCTGGGAACCTCCTTGTCAACGCTAACTGTGACCTAAAGATATGTGATTTTGGGCTTGCCCGAACCAGCAGAGGTAATGAACAATTCATGACAGAGTATGTTGTCACCCGTTGGTACCGTGCACCTGAGCTCCTACTATGCTGTGACAATTATGGGACATCCATTGATGTTTGGTCGGTAGGATGCATCTTTGCGGAGATTCTTGGTCGGAAACCAATCTTTCCTGGAACAGAGTGCCTCAGCCAGCTTAAGCTAATAATCGATGTCCTTGGAAGCCAGCAAGAGGCTGATCTTCAGTTTATCGATAATCCCAAAGCCCGAAGGTATATCAAGTCACTTCCTTATTCTAGGGGCACCCATCTTTCCCATTTATATCCTCAAGCCGATCCATTAGCCATAGATTTGTTGCAAAGGATGCTTGTTTTTGACCCATCTAAGAGAATTACCGTCACAGAAGCTCTCCTACACCCATACATGTCAGGGCTATATGATCCGAGGTGCAATCCACCTGCCCAAGTCCCGATTGATCTCGACATAGACGAGAACATGAGAGAAGAGATGATTAGGGAGATGATGTGGGCTGAGATGCTTCATTACCACCCAGAGGCTGCATCTGCAAATGCTTAG
- the LOC107924751 gene encoding transmembrane protein 53, protein MLKKPLHEPLPVLNPHLEVSAMKAASFNTPHFPSIIMKRTSTQPCPTRFARTLFLKLPPSFQNNPFFRPSANSSASSFSSVSSSSNAFIESTANGTYLGWNKAPEIEIDGGGQAKAMGNKDKVITVVLLGWLGATNKHLNRYVEWYNSRGIHAVTFLVELKDLLCLDPVSMLDRRIAELANGLATWGSEKEDDGRERCFIFHTFSNTGWLVYGSVIERFQRREGLKEMIKGVIFDSGSADPLNPKVWAAGFAVAILKKLNSKNGSENGGTDSTLQKAEPQMVEAVVLASLEKFFKSVLDMPEVERKFRAVVDAALEAHPHCPHLYLYSTADKVVPYKSVECCIEEMSKKGIKVSSFNFGTSPHVDHYRNFPNLYSSELHTFLKECFPLSKQK, encoded by the exons ATGTTGAAGAAGCCATTACATGAACCTCTCCCTGTTTTAAATCCTCATCTCGAAGTTTCCGCCATGAAAGCTGCTTCCTTCAACACTCCCCATTTTCCGTCCATCATCATGAAAAGAACATCAACACAGCCATGTCCAACTCGATTCGCAAGAACCCTTTTTCTTAAACTCCCTCCGAGCTTCCAAAACAATCCCTTTTTTAGACCGTCGGCTAATTCCTCTGCTTCTTCTTTTTCCTCCGTTTCTTCTTCCTCCAACGCATTCATCGAGTCAACTGCCAACGGCACGTATTTGGGTTGGAACAAAGCTCCGGAGATTGAGATCGATGGTGGTGGACAAGCTAAGGCTATGGGGAACAAAGACAAAGTCATAACCGTGGTTCTTTTGGGATGGCTTGGGGCTACAAACAAACATTTAAATAGATATGTGGAATGGTATAATTCCAGGGGAATCCATGCAGTTACTTTTCTTGTCGAACTTAAGGATTTACTATGCTTGGATCCGGTTTCAATGCTTGACCGGCGGATAGCTGAATTGGCTAATGGGTTGGCCACCTGGGGTTCGGAGAAAGAGGACGATGGTCGAGAAAGGTGCTTCATTTTCCATACTTTTAGCAACACTGGCTGGCTCGT ATACGGTTCAGTGATTGAGCGTTTTCAGAGAAGAGAGGGGTTGAAAGAGATGATAAAAGGAGTAATTTTTGATTCAGGATCAGCTGACCCTTTAAATCCTAAG GTTTGGGCAGCTGGTTTTGCTGTTGCTATACTGAAGAAACTCAACTCAAAGAATGGATCCGAAAACGGAGGGACCGATTCCACATTACAGAAAGCGGAACCTCAAATGGTTGAAGCTGTTGTGCTAGCTTCCCTGGAAAAGTTCTTTAAATCCGTTCTAGATATGCCAGAAGTGGAAAG AAAGTTTAGAGCGGTGGTTGATGCAGCTTTGGAGGCCCATCCGCACTGTCCGCATTTATATCTTTATAGCACAGCTGATAAGGTCGTTCCATATAAGTCAGTTGAGTGTTGTATCGAGGAGATGAGCAAGAAAGGGATAAAGGTATCGTCCTTCAACTTTGGCACATCTCCTCATGTCGACCACTACCGGAATTTCCCTAACTTGTACTCATCAGAGCTTCATACTTTCTTGAAAGAATGTTTCCCTCTTTCTAAACAAAAATGA
- the LOC107911249 gene encoding syntaxin-112 — MNDLMTKSFLSYVELKKQAEKDLESELDVEKGFGRLNPTDETNLSKFFQEVASIKITMEEITNLVFDLQTLNEDTKSTHSAKVVRGLRDRMESDTVSILRKAKIVKARLESLDKSNANNRRLSEAYKEGTYVDRTRISVTNGLRANLKQMMNDFQALREKILSDHKEDLKRRYYTATGEFPTEVMLEKAVFGSENDRFSLKETVEMDLKNKERHEAVMDIQRSLQRLHQVFLDMAVLVETQGEKMDDIEENVANAGNFISGGTNNLHYANQMKKKKAWVFWVWGVIVIILVVCVISMLAS, encoded by the coding sequence ATGAATGATCTAATGACAAAGTCTTTCTTAAGTTATGTGGAACTGAAGAAACAAGCAGAGAAAGACTTGGAATCGGAGCTTGATGTCGAGAAAGGCTTTGGGAGACTCAACCCTACTGATGAAACGAACCTATCTAAGTTCTTCCAAGAAGTGGCATCAATCAAGATAACAATGGAAGAGATTACCAATCTCGTGTTTGATCTTCAAACCCTTAACGAAGACACTAAGTCCACTCACAGCGCTAAAGTTGTTCGAGGGTTAAGAGACAGGATGGAATCCGACACGGTTTCCATTCTCAGAAAAGCAAAGATCGTCAAGGCAAGGCTTGAATCACTCGACAAATCCAATGCAAACAACAGAAGATTATCGGAGGCATATAAAGAAGGGACATATGTTGATCGAACCAGGATATCTGTAACCAATGGCTTAAGGGCTAACCTTAAgcaaatgatgaatgattttCAAGCCTTGAGAGAGAAGATTTTATCAGACCATAAAGAAGACCTCAAGAGAAGATACTATACTGCAACCGGAGAGTTCCCGACCGAAGTCATGCTCGAAAAGGCGGTTTTCGGCAGCGAAAACGATCGGTTTTCGTTGAAGGAGACAGTCGAAATGGATTTGAAGAACAAGGAAAGGCATGAAGCAGTGATGGACATTCAACGAAGCTTGCAAAGGCTGCATCAAGTGTTCTTGGACATGGCTGTTCTGGTGGAGACACAAGGGGAGAAAATGGATGATATTGAAGAAAACGTGGCCAATGCAGGTAATTTCATCAGTGGTGGAACCAATAACCTTCATTATGCAAatcaaatgaagaagaagaaagcatGGGTtttttgggtttggggtgttatcgTTATCATACTTGTGGTTTGCGTCATTTCGATGTTAGCTTCTTGA